In Rhodococcus rhodochrous, a single genomic region encodes these proteins:
- a CDS encoding aldehyde dehydrogenase family protein, with product MNATTDLADRAATALRQCGVDALPDDAALAVTSPIDGSVIGHLPVHSAAEVDATITAAAQAFEQWRDIPAPVRGRVVRRLGELLVEHKSDLAELVTLEAGKIPSEAAGEVQEMIDVCEFAVGLSRQLYGRTMPSERPGHRLMEIWHPLGVVGVISAFNFPVAVWSWNTAIALVCGDPVVWKPSETTPLTALACDALLRRAAAEVGAPEGLHHLLLGDHTVGEALVDDPRIALVSATGSTRMGRIVGPRVAARFGRSLLELGGNNAAIVAPSADQDLAVRGVVFAAAGTAGQRCTTLRRLIVHRSIADEFVERIAKAYSGLRVGNPLDEGVLVGPLISERSYEAMTAALDRAQTDGGTLVVGGERVEVAGGGVYVSPALVRMPAQTEVVREETFAPILYVLVYDDLDEAIALHNDVPQGLSSSIFTLDQREAELFLARSDCGIANVNIGTSGAEIGGAFGGEKHTGGGRESGSDAWKAYMRRATNTVNYSTDLPLAQGVEFG from the coding sequence GCCGAGGTCGACGCGACGATCACAGCGGCGGCACAGGCCTTCGAACAGTGGCGGGACATCCCCGCTCCGGTGCGCGGCCGCGTGGTGCGAAGGCTCGGCGAGCTTCTCGTCGAACACAAGTCGGATCTCGCCGAACTCGTCACTCTCGAGGCGGGAAAGATCCCGTCGGAGGCCGCAGGCGAGGTGCAGGAGATGATCGACGTCTGCGAGTTCGCCGTCGGTCTGTCGCGACAGCTCTACGGGCGGACGATGCCGTCCGAGCGACCCGGGCACCGCCTCATGGAGATCTGGCATCCGCTCGGCGTGGTGGGCGTGATCTCCGCGTTCAACTTCCCCGTGGCGGTGTGGTCGTGGAACACCGCGATCGCGCTGGTGTGCGGCGACCCGGTGGTGTGGAAGCCGTCGGAGACCACCCCACTCACCGCGCTCGCGTGCGACGCCCTGCTGCGCCGAGCTGCCGCCGAGGTCGGCGCACCCGAAGGACTCCATCACCTTCTGCTCGGCGACCACACGGTGGGTGAAGCGCTCGTCGACGACCCTCGTATCGCGCTGGTCAGTGCGACCGGCTCCACCCGGATGGGGCGGATCGTCGGGCCGCGGGTCGCGGCGCGATTCGGCCGGAGCCTGCTCGAGCTCGGCGGCAACAATGCGGCGATCGTCGCTCCGTCCGCCGATCAGGATCTCGCCGTCCGAGGCGTCGTGTTCGCCGCCGCCGGAACGGCGGGCCAGCGCTGCACGACCCTGCGCCGGCTCATCGTGCACCGGTCGATCGCCGACGAGTTCGTCGAGCGCATCGCGAAGGCGTACTCGGGTCTGCGGGTGGGGAATCCGCTCGACGAGGGCGTCCTGGTGGGTCCGCTCATCTCCGAACGGTCCTACGAGGCGATGACCGCGGCGCTCGACCGTGCACAGACCGACGGGGGCACGCTCGTCGTCGGCGGCGAACGGGTGGAGGTCGCCGGTGGCGGCGTGTACGTCTCGCCCGCGCTGGTCCGGATGCCCGCGCAGACCGAGGTGGTGCGCGAGGAGACCTTCGCCCCGATCCTGTACGTCCTCGTCTACGACGACCTCGACGAGGCGATCGCGTTGCACAACGATGTACCGCAAGGACTCTCGTCGTCGATCTTCACACTCGACCAGCGTGAGGCCGAACTGTTCCTCGCCCGATCCGACTGCGGCATCGCCAATGTCAACATCGGCACCTCGGGTGCCGAGATCGGTGGTGCCTTCGGCGGGGAGAAGCACACCGGCGGTGGGCGCGAATCCGGATCGGATGCGTGGAAGGCGTACATGCGCCGGGCGACGAACACCGTCAACTATTCGACGGATCTGCCACTCGCCCAAGGAGTCGAATTCGGCTGA
- a CDS encoding TetR/AcrR family transcriptional regulator: MGSEKVDTTRRSWAGVGIDERRRLRRERLLAVGVELLGAPDGAAANVRAVCRAAELTERYFYESFTDRDTFVREVYARVADRARDALADAVLSAPPTGRAEAAVRAFVELMVDDPPKGRVLLLAPLREPAISRRGIELAPAFVALVRDQLPPGGDEGQRHMVAVGVVGALTSLFMGYLEGDLAVSRETLVRHCVALVEDAGRAACLQGDQAGDPSGRG; this comes from the coding sequence ATGGGAAGCGAGAAGGTGGACACCACGCGCCGCAGCTGGGCGGGCGTCGGCATCGACGAACGCCGTCGGCTGCGCAGAGAACGTCTCCTCGCCGTAGGCGTCGAACTGCTCGGAGCGCCCGACGGCGCGGCGGCGAACGTCCGGGCCGTGTGCCGGGCCGCCGAACTCACCGAACGGTACTTCTACGAGAGCTTCACCGACCGCGACACCTTCGTCCGCGAGGTCTACGCCCGTGTCGCAGACCGCGCCCGCGACGCGCTGGCCGACGCGGTGCTCTCCGCGCCCCCCACCGGCCGCGCCGAGGCCGCGGTGCGGGCGTTCGTCGAGCTCATGGTCGACGATCCCCCGAAGGGACGCGTGCTCCTCCTCGCTCCGTTGCGCGAACCCGCGATCAGCCGGCGCGGTATCGAACTCGCCCCGGCCTTCGTCGCGCTGGTCCGCGACCAGCTACCGCCGGGCGGCGACGAGGGGCAGCGCCACATGGTGGCCGTGGGTGTCGTCGGTGCCCTCACCAGCCTGTTCATGGGATATCTCGAAGGCGACCTCGCGGTGTCGCGAGAGACCCTCGTCCGGCACTGTGTCGCGCTCGTCGAGGACGCCGGCAGGGCGGCGTGCCTGCAGGGCGATCAGGCCGGAGATCCTTCCGGACGCGGCTGA
- a CDS encoding Rho termination factor N-terminal domain-containing protein: protein MPNPSIKNEKMYEELREDGASKEKAARISNAAANEGKSQVGKKGGKSGSYDDWTVDDLKKRAKELGMTGYSDMKKDELIDALRNH from the coding sequence ATGCCGAATCCGTCGATCAAGAACGAGAAGATGTACGAGGAGCTCCGCGAGGACGGCGCCTCGAAGGAGAAGGCGGCCCGGATCTCCAACGCGGCTGCGAACGAGGGCAAGTCACAGGTCGGGAAGAAAGGCGGCAAGTCCGGCTCCTACGACGACTGGACGGTCGACGACCTGAAGAAGCGTGCGAAGGAACTGGGCATGACCGGTTACTCCGACATGAAGAAGGACGAACTGATCGACGCACTGCGCAACCATTAG
- a CDS encoding ATP-dependent helicase, producing MVTDILDRFSAPTRAWFAGAFESPTPAQLGAWDSISSGAHTLVVAPTGSGKTLSAFLWSLDRLSSTPADEHAAREHRTRVLYVSPLKALAVDVERNLRSPLVGITQTAKRLGLTPPDITVGVRSGDTSQADRRALARTPPDILITTPESLFLMLTSSARENLVGVETVIVDEVHAVAGTKRGAHLALSLERLDQLLRAPAQRIGLSATVRPHEEVGRFLAGSAPIRIVAPPSAKTWDLTVRVPVEDMTELGVSEPDEESFSPSPQAGSIWPHVEEQIVDLITEHRSTIVFANSRRLSERLTARLNEIHAERLGEDVDRESAPPSQLGSPTETSAGAAPVLARAHHGSVSKDQRALIEDDLKSGRLRCVVATSSLELGIDMGAVDLVIQVEAPPSVASGLQRVGRAGHQVGETSRGVLFPKHRTDLVHCAVTVERMVEGHIEALQVPANPLDVLAQQTVAATALEPVDVDDWFDTVRRSGSFATLSRGVYESVLDLLAGRYPSDEFAELRPRVVWDRTAGTLTGRPGAQRLAVTSGGTIPDRGLFTVYMVGEKNTRVGELDEEMVYESRVGDVFALGATSWRIEEITFDRVLVSPAYGRPGRLPFWHGDSQGRPAELGAALGAFLREMGHASPEDAETRCRKGGLDDYATGNLIRLLDEQRTATGHLPTDRTLVVERFRDELGDWRLVLHSPFGLRVHAPWALAVGARLLERYGVESHPTPSDDGIIVRLPDTDDAPPGSEIFVFDTEEIDDIVTEQVGGSALFASRFRECAARALLLPRRNPGKRAPLWQQRQRSAQLLDVARRYPDFPVLLETVRECLQDVYDLPALRDLLGSIAQRKIRLVEVETPTASPFATSLLFSYVGEFLYEGDSPLAERRAAALSLDSTLLAELLGRVELRELLDADVITEAEHELQRLTPQRRARDAEGVADLLRLLGPLTDAELRERTTDDPTSWIEDLEAQRRALRVSYAGEYRWVAIEDASRLRDALGVPLPIGVPTVFVEPVPDPLGDLIARHARTHGPFTTAQAAARFGLGTAVVESVLERLASEKRVTAGEFRPGASGSEWCDTEVLRRLRRRSLAAARQDVEPVSTTTLGRFLPDWHHLGTGTGTSALYGIDGVLTVVEQLAGVPVPASALEPLILAPRVRDYTPTMLDELTTTGEVLWSGAGSISGKDGWVALHPADLAPVSLAPVDDIELGPVHQAILESLSGGGAFFFRQLVDAVTTLHTTASDTTVADALWELVWSGHVAGDTLAPLRALIGDTSRAKPAHRTPRRAPRARMYRARPTLPSRTGPPTVSGRWSMLPERETDATVRAHTTAELLLERYGVVTRGVVVGEGVPGGFATMYKVLSRFEETGRCRRGYFVDSLGGAQFSTPSVVDRLRSFSDSIEGRHSETAAVTLAACDPANPYGAALPWPKSSANDDAPRHRPGRKAGGLVVLVDGALVLFVERGGRTLLTFDDDPGRLRSACASLAATVKRGGVDKIVVEKVDGESIHGHEFAGYLAEAGFSATPRGYRLRF from the coding sequence ATGGTGACCGACATCCTCGATCGTTTCTCCGCGCCGACCCGGGCGTGGTTCGCCGGGGCATTCGAGTCCCCGACCCCGGCCCAGCTCGGCGCGTGGGATTCGATCTCCTCGGGAGCCCACACACTCGTCGTCGCCCCCACCGGGTCGGGCAAGACCCTGTCGGCGTTCCTGTGGTCGCTCGACCGGCTCTCGTCCACTCCGGCCGACGAGCACGCCGCGCGTGAGCACCGCACCCGCGTCCTGTACGTCTCGCCGCTCAAGGCCCTCGCCGTCGACGTCGAGCGCAATCTGCGCTCCCCGCTCGTCGGCATCACGCAGACCGCGAAACGTCTCGGCCTGACGCCACCCGACATCACCGTCGGTGTGCGTTCCGGCGACACCTCCCAGGCCGATCGTCGCGCCCTGGCGCGCACGCCACCGGACATCCTCATCACGACGCCCGAGTCGCTATTCCTCATGCTCACCTCGTCCGCGCGGGAGAACCTCGTCGGTGTCGAGACGGTGATCGTCGACGAGGTCCACGCGGTGGCGGGGACGAAACGCGGGGCGCATCTCGCGCTGTCGCTCGAGCGTCTCGATCAGCTCCTGCGCGCGCCGGCCCAGCGCATCGGGTTGTCGGCCACCGTGCGACCGCACGAGGAGGTCGGCCGGTTCCTCGCCGGTTCCGCCCCCATCCGGATCGTCGCGCCGCCCTCGGCGAAGACGTGGGATCTCACGGTGCGCGTACCGGTCGAGGACATGACCGAACTCGGGGTCTCCGAACCCGACGAGGAATCGTTCTCCCCATCACCGCAGGCCGGGTCGATCTGGCCGCACGTCGAGGAACAGATCGTCGACCTCATCACCGAGCATCGGTCGACGATCGTGTTCGCCAACTCCCGACGACTGTCCGAGCGTCTCACCGCCCGGCTCAACGAGATCCACGCCGAACGCCTCGGTGAGGATGTGGACCGCGAGAGCGCACCGCCTTCGCAGCTCGGGTCGCCCACCGAGACCAGCGCCGGTGCTGCACCCGTGCTCGCCCGCGCCCATCACGGGTCGGTGAGCAAGGACCAGCGCGCCCTGATCGAGGACGACCTCAAGTCGGGCCGGTTGCGGTGCGTGGTGGCGACGTCGAGTCTCGAACTCGGCATCGACATGGGTGCGGTCGATCTCGTGATCCAGGTCGAGGCTCCGCCCTCGGTCGCCAGCGGTCTGCAACGCGTCGGCCGCGCCGGTCATCAGGTGGGCGAGACCTCGCGCGGCGTGCTGTTCCCCAAGCACCGCACCGATCTCGTGCACTGCGCGGTGACCGTCGAGCGGATGGTCGAGGGGCACATCGAGGCCCTGCAGGTTCCGGCGAATCCGCTGGATGTGCTCGCCCAGCAGACTGTCGCGGCCACGGCCCTCGAACCCGTCGACGTCGACGACTGGTTCGACACGGTGCGGCGCAGCGGGTCGTTCGCGACGCTCTCCCGCGGCGTCTACGAATCCGTGCTCGACCTGCTCGCCGGTCGTTATCCGTCCGACGAGTTCGCCGAGCTCCGTCCCCGCGTGGTGTGGGACCGCACGGCCGGCACACTCACCGGCCGGCCCGGCGCCCAGCGGCTCGCCGTCACTTCCGGCGGCACGATCCCCGATCGCGGTCTGTTCACCGTGTACATGGTCGGCGAGAAGAACACGCGGGTGGGCGAACTCGACGAAGAGATGGTCTACGAGTCGCGGGTGGGCGACGTCTTCGCGCTCGGTGCCACCAGCTGGCGGATCGAGGAGATCACATTCGACCGGGTCCTGGTCTCCCCCGCCTACGGGCGGCCCGGCCGATTGCCCTTCTGGCACGGCGACAGTCAGGGTCGTCCCGCCGAACTCGGTGCCGCGCTCGGCGCCTTCCTCCGCGAGATGGGGCACGCCTCACCGGAGGACGCCGAGACCCGCTGCCGCAAGGGTGGTCTCGACGACTATGCGACCGGCAACCTCATCCGTCTGCTCGACGAGCAACGCACCGCCACCGGGCACCTGCCCACCGACCGCACGCTCGTCGTCGAACGGTTCCGCGACGAACTCGGCGACTGGCGGCTGGTGCTGCACTCGCCGTTCGGGTTGCGGGTGCACGCACCGTGGGCGCTCGCGGTGGGCGCGCGGCTGCTCGAACGCTACGGCGTCGAATCGCATCCCACTCCGTCCGACGACGGCATCATCGTCCGGCTGCCCGACACCGACGACGCCCCACCGGGTTCGGAGATCTTCGTCTTCGACACCGAGGAGATCGACGACATCGTCACCGAGCAGGTCGGTGGCTCCGCATTGTTCGCGTCCCGCTTCCGGGAGTGCGCGGCGCGGGCCCTGCTCCTGCCCCGCCGCAACCCGGGCAAGCGGGCCCCGCTGTGGCAGCAGCGCCAACGGTCGGCGCAGCTGCTCGACGTCGCTCGGCGCTATCCCGACTTCCCCGTCCTGCTCGAGACGGTTCGCGAGTGCCTGCAGGACGTCTACGACCTACCTGCCCTGCGCGACCTGCTCGGCAGCATCGCCCAGCGCAAGATCCGGCTGGTGGAGGTCGAGACCCCCACGGCCTCACCGTTCGCGACGTCGCTGCTGTTCTCCTATGTGGGCGAGTTCCTGTACGAAGGCGACAGCCCGCTCGCCGAACGGCGGGCCGCGGCACTGTCGCTCGACTCGACGCTGCTCGCCGAACTCCTCGGCCGGGTCGAGCTGCGCGAACTGCTCGACGCCGACGTCATCACCGAGGCCGAGCACGAACTGCAACGACTGACCCCGCAGCGACGGGCACGAGACGCCGAGGGCGTCGCCGATCTGTTGCGCCTGCTCGGTCCGCTCACCGACGCCGAACTGCGCGAGCGCACCACCGACGACCCGACGTCGTGGATCGAGGATCTCGAAGCGCAGCGACGCGCGCTGCGTGTCTCGTACGCGGGTGAGTATCGGTGGGTGGCGATCGAGGACGCTTCGCGTCTGCGCGACGCGCTGGGCGTGCCTCTGCCGATCGGCGTTCCGACGGTGTTCGTCGAACCGGTCCCCGACCCGCTCGGCGATCTGATCGCCCGGCACGCCCGCACCCACGGTCCGTTCACCACCGCGCAGGCCGCCGCCCGGTTCGGGCTGGGCACGGCGGTCGTCGAATCCGTCCTCGAGCGACTCGCCTCCGAGAAGCGCGTCACGGCAGGCGAATTCCGCCCCGGTGCGAGCGGTTCGGAATGGTGCGACACGGAGGTGCTCCGGAGGCTGCGGCGCCGGTCGCTCGCCGCCGCCAGGCAGGACGTCGAACCCGTCAGCACCACGACCCTCGGACGATTCCTGCCCGACTGGCACCATCTCGGCACCGGCACGGGCACGAGCGCGCTCTACGGCATCGACGGTGTCCTCACCGTCGTCGAACAGCTCGCCGGCGTACCGGTGCCCGCGAGCGCCCTCGAACCGCTGATCCTCGCTCCACGTGTCCGCGACTACACGCCGACGATGCTCGACGAGCTCACCACGACCGGCGAGGTCCTGTGGTCGGGTGCCGGGTCCATCTCCGGGAAGGACGGTTGGGTGGCGCTGCACCCGGCCGATCTGGCTCCGGTGAGCCTGGCTCCGGTCGACGACATCGAACTCGGGCCGGTGCACCAGGCGATCCTCGAGTCGCTCTCGGGCGGCGGGGCGTTCTTCTTCCGGCAACTCGTCGACGCCGTCACCACCCTCCACACGACGGCGAGCGACACGACGGTCGCCGATGCGCTGTGGGAGCTGGTGTGGAGCGGGCACGTCGCGGGCGACACCCTCGCCCCGCTGCGCGCCCTGATCGGCGACACCTCCCGCGCCAAGCCTGCCCACCGCACCCCGCGCCGGGCGCCGCGTGCCCGGATGTACCGCGCCCGGCCCACCCTGCCGAGCCGCACCGGGCCACCGACCGTCAGCGGGCGCTGGTCGATGCTGCCCGAGCGCGAGACCGACGCGACGGTCCGCGCGCACACCACCGCCGAACTGCTGCTCGAGCGGTACGGCGTGGTCACCCGCGGTGTCGTCGTCGGCGAAGGTGTGCCCGGCGGTTTCGCGACGATGTACAAGGTGCTCAGCCGGTTCGAGGAGACCGGCCGGTGCCGGCGGGGCTATTTCGTCGATTCGCTGGGCGGAGCGCAGTTCTCGACACCGTCGGTCGTCGACCGCCTGCGGTCGTTCTCGGATTCGATCGAGGGTCGGCACTCGGAGACCGCGGCCGTCACCCTCGCGGCGTGCGATCCCGCCAACCCGTACGGTGCGGCGCTGCCGTGGCCGAAATCGTCGGCCAACGACGACGCGCCGCGGCACCGGCCGGGCCGCAAGGCCGGTGGTCTCGTGGTGCTCGTCGACGGGGCGCTCGTACTGTTCGTCGAACGCGGCGGACGCACATTGCTCACCTTCGACGACGATCCGGGCCGGTTGCGCAGCGCATGCGCGTCGCTCGCAGCGACCGTCAAACGCGGAGGTGTCGACAAGATCGTCGTCGAGAAGGTCGACGGTGAGTCGATCCACGGGCACGAGTTCGCCGGATACCTTGCCGAAGCGGGATTCTCGGCGACACCGCGCGGCTACCGGTTGAGGTTCTGA
- a CDS encoding FAD-binding oxidoreductase has translation MSRPTTDPTLVLDELAGRLPAGALVTDPDILAGYRQDRAQDPDAAVPLALVRATSTADVQATLRWANAHRVPVVPRGAGTSLSGGSGGLADGIVLSTEKMRAITVDTATRTAVVQPGLLNVEVKQAAAEHGLWYPPDPSSFEICTIGGNAATNAGGLCCVKYGVTTDYVLGLEVVLADGTAVRLGGPRVKDVAGLSLTKLFVGSEGTLGVITEVTLRLVPPPPPASTMVATFATVQAAADAVVAITAVLRPAMLEFMDRASIGAVEDMLRMGLDRTTEAMLIARSDAPGSAAAEEIEIMVRACREAGADDVFATDDPEESEAFTVARRMAIPAVERTGSLLLEDVGVPIPALPELVSGIADLATEHDVTVAVIAHAGDGNTHPLIVYDPADADMTARAQVVFGKIMDLAIELGGTITGEHGVGRLKKAWLPDQVGPDVMALTERIKAALDPNAILNPGVVI, from the coding sequence ATGAGCCGCCCGACCACCGACCCGACCCTGGTGCTCGACGAACTTGCCGGGCGGTTGCCCGCCGGCGCGCTGGTCACCGATCCCGACATCCTCGCCGGTTACCGGCAGGACCGCGCGCAGGATCCGGACGCCGCGGTTCCGCTCGCTCTCGTGCGCGCGACGTCCACCGCGGACGTGCAGGCGACACTGCGGTGGGCGAACGCCCACCGGGTGCCGGTGGTGCCCCGCGGTGCCGGCACGAGTCTGTCGGGCGGGTCCGGCGGGCTCGCCGACGGGATCGTGCTCAGCACCGAGAAGATGCGGGCGATCACCGTCGACACCGCGACCCGCACCGCCGTCGTCCAGCCCGGTCTGCTCAACGTCGAGGTGAAGCAGGCCGCGGCCGAACACGGGCTCTGGTATCCGCCGGATCCGTCGTCGTTCGAGATCTGCACGATCGGCGGCAATGCGGCCACCAACGCCGGTGGGTTGTGTTGCGTGAAGTACGGGGTGACGACCGACTACGTGCTCGGACTCGAGGTGGTCCTCGCCGACGGCACCGCGGTGCGGCTCGGCGGCCCTCGGGTCAAGGACGTCGCGGGTTTGTCGCTGACGAAGCTGTTCGTCGGCAGCGAGGGCACCCTCGGGGTCATCACCGAGGTGACCCTGCGGCTCGTCCCACCGCCGCCACCGGCCTCCACGATGGTCGCGACCTTCGCCACCGTGCAGGCCGCCGCCGACGCCGTCGTCGCGATCACCGCGGTCCTGCGCCCGGCGATGCTCGAGTTCATGGACCGGGCGTCGATCGGCGCGGTCGAGGACATGCTGCGCATGGGACTCGACCGCACCACCGAGGCGATGCTCATCGCCCGCTCCGACGCACCCGGCAGCGCGGCCGCGGAGGAGATCGAGATCATGGTGCGGGCGTGCCGCGAAGCCGGTGCCGACGACGTGTTCGCGACCGACGATCCCGAGGAAAGCGAGGCGTTCACCGTCGCCCGTCGCATGGCGATCCCGGCCGTCGAGCGCACCGGCAGTCTGCTGCTCGAGGACGTCGGGGTGCCGATCCCCGCACTGCCGGAACTGGTGAGCGGGATCGCCGATCTCGCAACCGAACACGATGTCACCGTGGCCGTGATCGCCCACGCCGGGGACGGCAACACCCATCCGCTGATCGTCTACGACCCCGCCGACGCGGACATGACGGCGCGAGCACAGGTGGTCTTCGGGAAGATCATGGATCTCGCGATCGAACTCGGCGGCACCATCACCGGGGAGCACGGTGTCGGCCGGCTCAAGAAGGCCTGGCTACCCGATCAGGTGGGGCCGGACGTGATGGCGTTGACCGAGCGGATCAAGGCCGCACTCGACCCGAACGCGATCCTGAATCCCGGCGTGGTGATCTGA
- a CDS encoding DNA-formamidopyrimidine glycosylase family protein — protein sequence MPEGDTVFRAAHRLRTALEGKVLTETDFRVPRFATADFTGCTVEEVVSRGKHLLVRVADVSIHSHLKMEGEWHVYPRGTRWRKPGYKARVVLGTEDVQAVGFELGIVEVLARDREDDAVGHLGPDLLGPDWDPERAAANLAGDPNRPIGVALLDQRIMAGVGNVYRSELCFLRGVDPWTPVAQAGDPAAWVDLAHRLLIANRDRTTRITTGDRRPGRNLWVYGRRGKPCRRCRTPIRSGEIGTATDPERVVYRCPRCQPRPEGSPA from the coding sequence GTGCCCGAGGGAGACACCGTGTTCCGCGCCGCGCACCGCCTCCGGACCGCTCTGGAGGGAAAGGTCCTCACCGAAACCGACTTCCGCGTGCCGCGTTTCGCCACCGCCGATTTCACCGGGTGCACGGTCGAGGAGGTGGTCTCGCGGGGCAAGCACCTGCTCGTCCGCGTCGCCGACGTCTCGATCCATTCGCACCTGAAGATGGAAGGTGAATGGCACGTCTACCCACGTGGAACACGCTGGCGCAAGCCCGGATACAAGGCACGCGTCGTGCTCGGCACCGAGGACGTACAAGCCGTGGGGTTCGAGCTCGGCATCGTCGAGGTACTCGCTCGCGACCGGGAGGACGACGCAGTGGGGCATCTCGGGCCGGATCTGCTCGGCCCCGACTGGGATCCCGAGCGCGCGGCGGCGAATCTCGCGGGCGACCCGAACCGCCCCATCGGGGTGGCCCTGCTCGATCAGCGCATCATGGCCGGCGTCGGCAACGTGTACCGCTCCGAGCTGTGCTTCCTGCGTGGCGTCGATCCGTGGACACCGGTCGCGCAGGCCGGGGATCCTGCGGCGTGGGTCGACCTCGCGCACCGGTTGCTGATCGCGAACCGCGACCGGACGACCCGCATCACCACCGGCGACCGGCGCCCCGGCCGCAATCTGTGGGTCTACGGACGTCGTGGGAAGCCGTGCAGGCGGTGCCGGACTCCGATCCGGTCCGGTGAGATCGGCACCGCGACCGATCCCGAGCGCGTGGTCTACCGGTGCCCGCGATGTCAGCCGCGTCCGGAAGGATCTCCGGCCTGA
- a CDS encoding AMP-binding protein yields the protein MYPGNFVATTPDKPAIIRPATGESLTYRELDERSIRLAKYLRSLGLERGDHIALISNNDLRVMEVYWAALRSGLYITVVNRHLTAAEAAYIVDDCGAKALVVSAQAVDAVDLSPGAYPGVTHLLVFGGALDGFEEYEAALAPFDAAPLDDQPRGQDMLYSSGTTGRPKGIKPKLPDGQVQDIPDPYTAVFAPMYGFDDSTVYLCPAPLYHAAPLRFCGTIQSVGGTVVLMDRFDPEEALALIDRYSVTASQWVPTMFVRMLKLPEETRAKYDVSSMKVAIHAAAPCPPEIKRAMIEWWGPVINEYYASTEGAGATFIDSAQALAHPGSVGRDGGLGTVHICDDQGQELPTGSIGTVWWERDERPFEYHNDPVKTEQATHPEHPTWTTSGDIGYLDEERYLYLTDRAAFTIISGGVNIYPQESENVLTLHPKVFDVAVIGVPNEEMGEAVKAVVQLVDGVEPSPELEQELLAYVRDRVSHFKAPRSIDFSDDLPRTPTGKLVKHKLRARYVEPVRG from the coding sequence ATGTATCCAGGGAACTTCGTCGCCACCACGCCCGACAAACCCGCGATCATCCGCCCCGCCACCGGGGAGTCGCTGACCTATCGCGAACTCGACGAACGCTCGATCCGGCTGGCGAAGTACCTGAGGTCCCTCGGCCTCGAGCGCGGCGATCACATCGCCCTGATCTCGAACAACGACCTGCGGGTCATGGAGGTCTACTGGGCAGCGCTGCGCTCGGGTCTCTACATCACCGTCGTCAATCGGCACCTGACCGCGGCCGAGGCCGCCTACATCGTCGACGACTGCGGCGCGAAGGCCCTCGTCGTATCTGCTCAGGCGGTCGATGCGGTCGACCTGTCCCCCGGCGCCTATCCCGGCGTCACCCACCTGTTGGTGTTCGGCGGGGCGCTGGACGGTTTCGAGGAGTACGAGGCCGCGCTCGCCCCGTTCGACGCGGCACCGCTCGACGACCAGCCGCGCGGCCAGGACATGCTGTACTCGTCGGGCACCACGGGCCGGCCCAAGGGCATCAAGCCGAAGCTTCCGGACGGGCAGGTCCAGGACATCCCCGACCCGTACACCGCGGTCTTCGCCCCGATGTACGGGTTCGACGACAGCACCGTCTACCTGTGCCCCGCGCCGCTGTACCACGCTGCGCCGCTGCGTTTCTGCGGCACGATCCAGTCGGTCGGCGGCACCGTGGTCCTCATGGACCGTTTCGATCCCGAGGAGGCACTCGCGCTCATCGACCGGTACTCGGTCACGGCGAGCCAGTGGGTGCCGACGATGTTCGTCCGGATGCTCAAGCTCCCCGAGGAGACCCGCGCGAAGTACGACGTGTCGAGCATGAAGGTCGCGATCCACGCCGCGGCACCGTGCCCGCCCGAGATCAAGCGCGCGATGATCGAATGGTGGGGACCGGTGATCAACGAGTACTACGCCTCCACCGAGGGCGCCGGTGCGACGTTCATCGACTCCGCACAGGCGCTCGCGCATCCAGGCTCGGTGGGCCGCGACGGAGGCCTGGGCACCGTCCACATCTGCGACGACCAGGGGCAGGAGCTGCCCACCGGATCGATCGGCACGGTGTGGTGGGAACGCGACGAGCGTCCGTTCGAGTACCACAACGACCCGGTGAAGACGGAACAGGCGACGCACCCCGAACATCCGACGTGGACGACCAGCGGGGACATCGGTTATCTGGACGAGGAGCGCTATCTCTACCTCACCGACCGGGCCGCGTTCACGATCATCTCGGGTGGCGTGAACATATACCCACAGGAATCCGAGAACGTCCTCACTCTGCATCCGAAGGTGTTCGACGTCGCGGTGATCGGCGTGCCGAACGAGGAGATGGGTGAGGCGGTCAAGGCCGTCGTGCAGCTCGTCGACGGGGTCGAACCGAGTCCCGAACTCGAGCAGGAACTGCTCGCCTACGTCCGCGACCGCGTGTCGCACTTCAAGGCGCCGCGCAGCATCGACTTCTCCGACGACCTCCCGCGCACCCCCACGGGCAAACTCGTCAAGCACAAGCTCCGTGCGCGCTACGTGGAGCCGGTGCGCGGATGA